A region from the Phycisphaerales bacterium genome encodes:
- the plsX gene encoding phosphate acyltransferase PlsX — protein sequence MRVAVDVMGGDHAPDAVLKGCVMALPDLASDDTLVLVGARAIIQDFLDERGINDPRLEIVHADEVIHMDDSPAKAVRSKPDSSIVKMAQLGSKGHEQRCDVVLSAGNTGACVAAAMLHMRRLPNVIRPGIAVTVPSFHGPVVLTDAGANPEPKPEHLWQYAVMADVIARQLLKIENPRLALMNIGAEEAKGTDLIKETRDLLRATPGINYIGYVEGRDFFDGVADVVVTDGLVGNTMLKSAEGMAKSLFKAIAQEIVAQDPELLQRFEPIVKAIYAKNDYHEHGGAPLMGVNGACFIAHGSSEARTIRAAIKNCRDFVLSGVNDTVVRRLAEVAPVLEIAGASTTNGNSNGNTNGGPVPAAAASQPTSVRGPA from the coding sequence ATGCGTGTCGCGGTTGATGTCATGGGGGGCGATCACGCGCCCGACGCCGTCCTCAAGGGCTGCGTCATGGCTCTGCCGGATCTCGCGAGCGATGACACGCTGGTCCTCGTGGGCGCTCGCGCCATCATCCAGGATTTCCTCGACGAGCGTGGGATCAACGACCCGCGTCTGGAGATCGTTCACGCGGATGAGGTCATCCACATGGACGACTCGCCCGCCAAGGCGGTCCGGTCCAAGCCCGACTCGTCGATCGTGAAGATGGCGCAACTCGGCTCCAAGGGGCACGAGCAGCGTTGCGACGTGGTGCTCTCGGCCGGGAACACCGGCGCGTGCGTGGCGGCGGCGATGCTGCACATGCGGCGCCTCCCCAACGTGATCCGCCCGGGAATCGCCGTCACCGTTCCCTCGTTCCACGGGCCCGTCGTCCTGACTGATGCGGGCGCGAACCCCGAGCCCAAGCCCGAGCACCTCTGGCAGTACGCGGTGATGGCCGATGTCATCGCCCGCCAACTCCTGAAGATCGAGAATCCGCGTCTGGCCCTGATGAACATCGGGGCTGAGGAAGCCAAGGGCACCGATCTCATCAAGGAGACGCGCGACCTGCTCCGCGCGACGCCAGGGATCAACTACATCGGGTACGTCGAGGGGCGCGATTTCTTCGACGGCGTCGCCGACGTCGTCGTCACCGATGGTCTCGTGGGCAACACGATGCTCAAGTCCGCAGAAGGGATGGCCAAGAGCCTCTTCAAGGCGATCGCCCAGGAGATCGTGGCCCAGGACCCCGAACTCCTCCAGCGATTCGAGCCGATCGTTAAGGCGATCTACGCCAAGAACGACTACCACGAGCACGGCGGAGCGCCCCTGATGGGCGTGAACGGCGCGTGCTTCATCGCGCACGGCTCCTCGGAGGCCCGCACCATCCGGGCGGCGATCAAGAACTGCCGGGACTTTGTCCTTTCGGGCGTGAACGACACCGTCGTCCGCCGACTCGCGGAGGTCGCGCCCGTGCTCGAGATCGCGGGGGCGTCCACCACCAACGGCAACAGCAACGGCAACACCAACGGCGGACCGGTTCCGGCGGCCGCGGCCTCTCAACC